The Amycolatopsis sp. DG1A-15b genome window below encodes:
- a CDS encoding DUF397 domain-containing protein, which yields MWRKSSYSGTEENCVEVKLGPVSQIRDTKDRSGGTLTVSSAAWGAFLRKAKR from the coding sequence ATGTGGCGTAAGTCCAGTTACAGCGGCACCGAAGAGAACTGCGTCGAGGTGAAGCTCGGGCCGGTGTCACAGATCCGCGACACCAAGGACCGCTCGGGTGGCACCCTGACCGTCAGTTCGGCCGCTTGGGGGGCTTTCCTTCGCAAGGCTAAGCGTTAA
- a CDS encoding ABC transporter ATP-binding protein: MSTMLEVSGLSHTYGSGAKAHTAVNNLSFTVEAGQLASIVGPSGCGKSTLLRCIAGLTPPTDGTVSLHGDRVSGVPDDLAVVFQDYSRSLFPWLSVQKNVEFPLRWRPISRAERRERAAEALSHVGLSDVGGKYPWQLSGGMQQRVSIARALASRPALLLMDEPFASVDAQTRFELEDLTRRVQREQGSTVLVVTHDIDESVYLSDRVLVLSKSPASIVADLPVGLPAARDQITTRESAEFVTLRGEVARLLHGGTPAEAATAASDAAEWELAERTSDVRETRTRS; the protein is encoded by the coding sequence ATGTCCACCATGCTCGAAGTTTCCGGCCTCAGTCACACCTACGGCAGCGGGGCCAAGGCTCACACCGCGGTGAACAACCTTTCGTTCACCGTCGAAGCCGGGCAGCTGGCCAGCATCGTCGGCCCGTCGGGCTGCGGGAAGTCGACGCTGCTGCGCTGCATCGCCGGGCTGACCCCGCCCACCGACGGCACGGTCAGCCTGCACGGCGACCGCGTCTCCGGGGTCCCGGACGACCTGGCCGTCGTGTTCCAGGACTACAGCCGTTCGCTGTTCCCCTGGCTTTCGGTGCAGAAGAACGTCGAGTTCCCGTTGCGGTGGCGGCCGATCTCCCGCGCGGAACGTCGTGAACGGGCGGCCGAAGCGCTGTCCCACGTGGGCTTGTCGGACGTCGGTGGCAAGTACCCGTGGCAGCTGTCCGGCGGCATGCAGCAGCGGGTGTCGATCGCCCGCGCGCTGGCCAGCCGCCCGGCGCTGCTGCTGATGGACGAGCCGTTCGCCTCGGTCGACGCCCAGACGCGCTTCGAGCTCGAGGACCTGACCCGGCGCGTGCAGCGCGAGCAGGGCAGCACGGTCCTGGTCGTCACCCACGACATCGACGAGAGCGTGTACCTGTCCGACCGCGTGCTGGTGCTGTCGAAGTCACCGGCGTCGATCGTGGCGGACCTGCCGGTGGGCCTGCCCGCCGCGCGGGACCAGATCACCACGCGCGAGTCGGCCGAGTTCGTGACCCTGCGCGGCGAAGTGGCGCGGCTGCTGCACGGCGGCACGCCGGCGGAGGCCGCCACGGCCGCGTCCGACGCCGCGGAGTGGGAACTGGCCGAGCGGACCTCGGACGTCCGGGAAACCCGGACCCGCAGCTGA
- a CDS encoding ABC transporter permease, producing MKKLLRGLAGLVGFLLFWEVVVQVGLVSKTFTPPPSVVLVTVGDLLGDPEFIRDIVATMLAWLIAIVVAIAVGVPAGLLLGSIPALRTATAAIVEFLRPIPITALVPLVLLVIGSGPEAKITLAVYASLWPIMFNTIYGMGEIDPVLMETARACGTSRFRILTSVALPQTAPFVFTGVRLSATISLIAVVSVEFLAGSQLGLGSFIIVASTGSIRFDLVLAGTVVAGTLGYLINEGLEQLGKRLFRWSSVDREAIA from the coding sequence GTGAAGAAACTGCTTCGCGGCCTGGCCGGCCTGGTCGGCTTCCTCCTGTTCTGGGAGGTTGTCGTCCAGGTCGGCCTGGTCAGTAAGACGTTCACCCCGCCGCCCAGCGTCGTGCTGGTCACCGTCGGGGACCTGCTGGGCGACCCCGAGTTCATCCGGGACATCGTCGCGACCATGCTGGCCTGGCTGATCGCCATCGTCGTCGCGATCGCGGTCGGCGTACCCGCCGGGCTCCTGCTGGGCAGCATCCCGGCGTTGCGCACGGCCACCGCCGCGATCGTGGAGTTCCTCCGGCCGATCCCGATCACCGCGCTGGTTCCCCTGGTGCTGCTGGTGATCGGCTCCGGGCCCGAAGCGAAGATCACCCTCGCCGTCTACGCCTCGCTGTGGCCGATCATGTTCAACACGATCTACGGCATGGGCGAAATCGACCCGGTGCTGATGGAGACCGCCCGCGCGTGCGGGACCAGCCGGTTCCGCATCCTGACGTCGGTCGCGCTGCCGCAGACCGCGCCGTTCGTCTTCACCGGCGTCCGGCTGTCGGCGACCATCTCGCTGATCGCCGTCGTCAGCGTCGAGTTCCTGGCCGGTTCCCAGCTCGGCCTGGGCAGCTTCATCATCGTCGCCAGCACCGGTTCGATCCGGTTCGACCTGGTCCTGGCCGGCACGGTGGTCGCCGGGACGCTGGGCTACCTGATCAACGAGGGCCTCGAACAGCTCGGCAAGCGGCTGTTCCGGTGGAGCTCGGTGGACCGGGAGGCGATCGCGTGA
- a CDS encoding ABC transporter substrate-binding protein yields MSSGRVRTRRAALGLALTVAAATALTGCSALGSDSSNASSNGGGLEKSKIKVSIMPTTDLGPFWLAQDGGYFKAEGLEVEQIVAKSGQESMQKAISGEADIALSTYTPFFVAKSKGAADIQLVADGTSVNAKSNAIVTVPTSPVKTVNDLQGKRIAITAMNTASDILTKSVMKDHGVDFNGVKWTLIPLPNMAAALKDNQVDAAYMPEPMLTQAAKTVGATPVIDINTGASQDFPLTGYGSTTKWVQANPKTLSAFQRAMKKATSDAINDRSKVEPLLVKYAKIDEDTAKLLTLPGYGSVLDARRLQRVPDLLLQMGVITSKVDAAPMIAPQATN; encoded by the coding sequence ATGAGCAGTGGCCGGGTTCGCACTCGCCGCGCCGCGCTCGGGCTCGCCCTCACCGTCGCAGCCGCCACGGCCCTCACCGGCTGCAGTGCGCTCGGCTCGGACAGCTCGAACGCCTCGTCGAACGGGGGCGGCCTGGAGAAGTCGAAGATCAAGGTCTCCATCATGCCGACCACGGACCTCGGTCCGTTCTGGCTGGCCCAGGACGGCGGCTACTTCAAGGCCGAGGGTCTCGAGGTCGAGCAGATCGTCGCCAAGAGCGGGCAGGAGTCGATGCAGAAGGCGATCTCCGGCGAAGCGGACATCGCCCTCTCGACCTACACGCCGTTCTTCGTCGCCAAGAGCAAGGGCGCCGCGGACATCCAGCTCGTCGCCGACGGCACGTCCGTCAACGCGAAGAGCAACGCGATCGTCACAGTGCCGACCTCGCCGGTGAAGACGGTCAACGACCTCCAGGGCAAGCGGATCGCGATCACCGCCATGAACACCGCGTCCGACATCCTCACCAAGTCCGTCATGAAGGACCACGGCGTCGACTTCAACGGGGTCAAGTGGACCCTGATCCCGCTGCCGAACATGGCGGCGGCGCTGAAGGACAACCAGGTGGACGCGGCCTACATGCCGGAGCCGATGCTCACGCAGGCGGCGAAGACGGTCGGCGCGACGCCGGTCATCGACATCAACACCGGCGCCAGCCAGGACTTCCCGCTGACCGGCTACGGCTCGACGACGAAGTGGGTGCAGGCGAACCCGAAGACCCTCTCGGCCTTCCAGCGGGCGATGAAGAAGGCCACCAGCGACGCGATCAACGACCGCTCGAAGGTCGAACCGCTGCTGGTCAAGTACGCGAAGATCGACGAAGACACGGCCAAGCTGCTCACCCTGCCCGGCTACGGCTCCGTCCTGGACGCCCGGCGCCTGCAGCGGGTGCCCGACCTGCTGCTGCAGATGGGCGTCATCACCAGCAAGGTCGACGCCGCGCCGATGATCGCCCCGCAGGCGACCAACTGA
- the mdlC gene encoding benzoylformate decarboxylase yields the protein MIKRTVLDATRELLRELGLTTVFGNPGTTEVPFLTDWPDDFDYVLGLQESAVVAMADAYAQATRQAVLVNLHSAGGVGHGLGSLFNAYRNRTPLIVAAGQQLRSLIPHEPFLGAMEAPEFPKPYVKWSIEPASAEDVPAALARAYHVATQAPSGPVFVSVPADDWAVTTERPIVSRPRIRGFAPDPEAVDELNAALEAAERPAIVVGGAVDQDGAVVETVALAERLNAAVWVAPMSYRCSFPEDHPLFQGFLDPERGAVADTLAPYDLVVVLGAPAFTYHVDRGRGEAPLPPLFIVSDDEQVLARAFEGTGIRATPKLGIRALLNVVERSTRPAPAPRQRPAKPAGDALTGELVYSTLADLLPDNALVVEEAPSHRGILHDHLPITATDTGFLTMASGTLGYGVPGVVGAALARPDRKVVGVIGDGSSMYGIQALWTAAREELPVTFVILDNSEYAAVRILGDAIGGAKLPGTELGGIGFAALAESMGCHGVTITEPAELVPGLTAALADPRPTLVHVRVASSSKSLY from the coding sequence ATGATCAAGCGCACGGTGCTGGACGCCACCCGTGAACTCCTCCGCGAACTCGGCCTCACCACGGTGTTCGGCAATCCCGGTACCACCGAAGTGCCGTTCCTCACCGACTGGCCCGACGACTTCGACTACGTCCTGGGCCTGCAGGAATCCGCCGTCGTGGCGATGGCCGATGCCTACGCGCAGGCCACCCGGCAAGCCGTGCTCGTCAACCTGCACTCCGCCGGCGGGGTCGGGCACGGGCTCGGCAGCCTCTTCAACGCCTACCGCAACCGGACGCCGTTGATCGTCGCCGCCGGGCAGCAGCTGCGGTCGCTCATCCCGCACGAGCCCTTCCTCGGGGCCATGGAAGCGCCCGAGTTCCCGAAGCCGTACGTGAAGTGGTCGATCGAGCCGGCCTCGGCCGAGGACGTCCCGGCCGCGCTGGCGCGGGCCTACCACGTCGCCACACAGGCGCCGTCCGGGCCGGTCTTCGTGTCCGTTCCCGCCGACGACTGGGCCGTCACCACCGAACGGCCCATCGTCTCGCGCCCCCGGATCCGCGGCTTCGCGCCCGATCCCGAGGCCGTCGACGAGCTCAACGCCGCCCTGGAAGCCGCCGAACGGCCGGCGATCGTCGTCGGGGGAGCCGTCGACCAGGACGGAGCCGTCGTCGAAACCGTCGCGCTCGCCGAACGGCTCAACGCCGCCGTGTGGGTCGCGCCGATGTCCTACCGCTGTTCGTTCCCCGAGGACCACCCGCTGTTCCAAGGGTTCCTCGACCCCGAACGCGGCGCGGTCGCCGACACGCTCGCGCCGTACGACCTCGTCGTCGTGCTCGGGGCGCCCGCCTTCACCTACCACGTCGACCGCGGGCGCGGGGAAGCTCCGCTGCCGCCGCTGTTCATCGTCAGCGACGACGAACAGGTCCTCGCGCGCGCCTTCGAAGGCACCGGCATCCGCGCCACGCCGAAGCTGGGCATCCGCGCGCTGCTCAACGTCGTCGAGCGCAGCACACGGCCCGCGCCGGCCCCGCGGCAGCGTCCCGCGAAACCGGCCGGTGACGCGCTGACCGGCGAACTCGTCTACTCGACGCTCGCGGATCTGTTGCCGGACAACGCCTTGGTCGTCGAAGAGGCACCCAGTCACCGCGGGATCCTGCACGACCACCTGCCGATCACGGCCACCGACACCGGCTTCCTGACGATGGCCAGCGGCACGCTCGGCTACGGTGTCCCCGGCGTGGTCGGCGCGGCGCTCGCCCGCCCGGACCGCAAGGTCGTCGGCGTGATCGGCGACGGTTCGAGCATGTACGGCATCCAGGCCCTCTGGACGGCGGCGCGGGAAGAACTGCCCGTGACGTTCGTGATCCTGGACAACTCCGAGTACGCGGCGGTCCGCATCCTCGGCGACGCGATCGGCGGCGCGAAGCTGCCGGGCACCGAACTGGGCGGCATCGGGTTCGCGGCGCTGGCGGAGAGCATGGGCTGCCACGGCGTGACGATCACCGAGCCGGCCGAGCTGGTTCCCGGCCTCACGGCGGCGCTGGCCGACCCGCGCCCGACGCTGGTCCACGTCCGGGTGGCCTCGTCGTCGAAGTCGCTGTACTGA
- a CDS encoding ABC transporter permease produces the protein MTAATLSGRVGRRAARGAATVLRNWLLFAILVVGWEFAARAGGSKFFPPPSEIAGTAAKLWFTGPASHLFLTDAVFDNVFPSLGRTLGGWALAAVVGIVIGVLLGRSATAMDYVGPLFAFFRSIPPPTLIPVFAVLFGLSSGMQIGSIIFGAVWPVLLNTVDGVRSVDQVKVETARSFRTPKAYWLGMVVLPSAAPKIFAGLRVSLSISLLLMVVSELVGAYNGIGRSLLNAQQDFEFPTMWSWLVLLGILGYVFNTIFLAAERRVLAWQPARLGRD, from the coding sequence GTGACCGCGGCGACCCTTTCGGGCCGGGTGGGCCGGCGCGCCGCGCGCGGTGCCGCCACGGTCCTGCGCAACTGGCTGCTGTTCGCGATCCTGGTGGTCGGCTGGGAGTTCGCCGCCCGGGCCGGCGGCAGCAAGTTCTTCCCCCCGCCGTCGGAGATCGCGGGCACCGCCGCGAAGCTGTGGTTCACCGGGCCCGCGTCGCACCTGTTCCTCACCGACGCCGTGTTCGACAACGTGTTCCCCAGCCTCGGCCGGACGCTCGGCGGCTGGGCACTGGCCGCGGTCGTCGGCATCGTCATCGGCGTGCTCCTCGGCCGGTCGGCGACGGCGATGGACTACGTCGGCCCGCTGTTCGCGTTCTTCCGCTCGATCCCGCCACCCACCTTGATCCCGGTGTTCGCGGTGCTGTTCGGGCTGAGCTCGGGCATGCAGATCGGGTCGATCATCTTCGGCGCGGTGTGGCCGGTGCTGCTCAACACCGTCGACGGCGTCCGCTCGGTCGACCAGGTGAAGGTGGAGACGGCGCGGTCGTTCCGCACGCCCAAGGCGTACTGGCTCGGCATGGTCGTCCTGCCGTCGGCGGCGCCGAAGATCTTCGCCGGGCTGCGGGTGAGCCTGTCGATCTCGCTGCTGCTGATGGTCGTCTCCGAGCTCGTCGGCGCCTACAACGGCATCGGCCGGTCGCTGCTGAACGCCCAGCAGGACTTCGAGTTCCCGACCATGTGGTCGTGGCTGGTGCTGCTGGGCATCCTCGGCTACGTCTTCAACACGATCTTCCTGGCCGCGGAACGGCGGGTGCTGGCCTGGCAGCCGGCCCGTCTCGGCCGCGACTGA